From one Lotus japonicus ecotype B-129 chromosome 3, LjGifu_v1.2 genomic stretch:
- the LOC130744046 gene encoding transcription factor MYB120-like produces the protein MAENNSNYNNNTNKSDLRKGPWSIEEDMMLIAYVERNGENWNAVKNNSGLLRCGPSCRRRWVNHLKPGLKKGAISAEEQRTIVELHAMFGNKWAKIATQLPGRTDNEIKNFWHSRVKKREKAGLPLYPPEVLARAEAYHQPQKEKQLQHILSSSFSAGADYPNNPGVLLPNQPTFGNPLANHLDPAANYYTSSYPPLPLSPLPQFEFFNKNGGDRNIALPLSPVSAYVTGSASEISATITTAAAGSVTPVSSLASEFEGWLEATSNMANDYHEDVAPFPYPPLPGNTGLLGDMVLDAESLSLNNKGKNIMADQDDAAEGSSNTVKENNAEATNENQSNELGENQIGVHVEEMNDYDDLYSQIDFSELSWTFGDFGSGSDVSDIC, from the exons ATGGCGGAAAACAACTCCAATTACAACAACAACACCAATAAATCTGACCTGAGGAAAGGTCCTTGGAGTATAGAAGAAGACATGATGCTGATCGCGTATGTGGAGAGAAATGGTGAGAATTGGAATGCTGTGAAGAATAATTCTGGGTTGCTCAGGTGTGGCCCAAGTTGCAGGCGTAGGTGGGTGAATCATCTAAAGCCTGGTCTCAAGAAGGGTGCAATTTCTGCTGAAGAACAAAGAACCATCGTGGAACTTCATGCAATGTTTGGGAACAAATGGGCCAAAATAGCTACTCAG CTACCTGGCAGGACTGACAATGAGATCAAGAACTTTTGGCATAGCAGGGTGAAAAAGCGCGAGAAAGCAGGGTTACCCCTTTATCCCCCAGAAGTTCTTGCAAGAGCAGAAGCTTATCATCAGCCACAAAAGGAGAAGCAACTTCAACATATATTGTCTTCATCGTTTTCTGCAGGTGCTGATTACCCCAACAACCCTGGTGTGCTTCTGCCAAATCAACCAACTTTTGGAAATCCTCTGGCAAACCACCTTGATCCTGCTGCAAATTACTACACCAGTTCATACCCCCCGCTGCCGCTCTCACCGCTGCCGCAGTTTGAGTTTTTCAATAAGAATGGTGGTGACAGAAACATTGCTCTGCCTCTGTCCCCTGTTTCTGCATATGTAACAGGCTCGGCCTCTGAGATATCTGCGACCATAACTACCGCAGCTGCTGGCTCTGTTACCCCTGTTTCATCCCTTGCTAGTGAATTTGAAGGTTGGCTTGAAGCTACAAGCAACATGGCCAATGACTATCATGAAGATGTTGCACCGTTTCCATATCCTCCTCTTCCAGGAAACACTGGCTTGTTGGGTGATATGGTGCTTGATGCTGAGAGTCTATCTCTCAATAACAAGGGGAAGAACATAATGGCTGATCAGGATGATGCTGCGGAAGGAAGCAGCAACACTGTGAAGGAGAACAATGCTGAAGCTACTAATGAGAACCAGAGCAATGAACTTg GTGAAAATCAAATTGGAGTTCATGTGGAGGAGATGAATGATTATGATGACCTCTATAGCCAAATCGACTTTTCAGAATTGTCATGGACTTTTGGAGATTTCGGGAGCGGCAGTGACGTGTCTGATATATGCTAA
- the LOC130749765 gene encoding NADPH-dependent aldo-keto reductase, chloroplastic-like, giving the protein MKKGSEGFKPENLIQSNIPATWKAMEALYDSGKARAIGVSNFSSKKLADLLEVACIPPAVNQVECHPSWQQDKLREFCKSKGVHLSGFSPLGSPGTTWLKSDVLKHPVINLIAEKLGKTPAQVALHWGLKTGNSVLPKSTNEARMKQNFDVFDWTIPEDLLAKFSEIQQASFVHETYGSYRSLEEFWDGEI; this is encoded by the exons ATGAAGAAAGGATCAGAGGGATTTAAGCCTGAAAATCTAATACAATCTAACATACCTGCCACTTGGAAGGCAATGGAAGCACTCTATGACTCTGGCAAGGCACGAGCTATTGGTGTCAGTAATTTCTCCTCCAAGAAGCTGGCGGATTTGCTGGAGGTTGCCTGCATTCCTCCTGCTGTCAACCAGGTGGAGTGTCATCCGTCATGGCAGCAGGACAAACTGCGTGAATTCTGCAAATCCAAAGGTGTCCACCTCTCT GGTTTTTCACCTTTGGGTTCCCCTGGAACAACCTGGCTTAAAAGTGATGTCCTCAAGCATCCAGTTATAAATTTGATTGCGGAGAAACTAGGCAAGACTCCTGCTCAGGTAGCTCTTCACTGGGGACTGAAAACGGGCAATAGTGTGcttcccaaaagtacaaatgaagcaagaatgaaacaaaattttgatgtttttgacTGGACTATACCTGAGGACTTACTAGCTAAATTTTCTGAGATTCAACAA GCCTCATTCGTCCATGAAACTTATGGGAGCTACAGATCTCTTGAAGAATTTTGGGATGGTGAAATTTAG